One part of the Vogesella sp. LIG4 genome encodes these proteins:
- a CDS encoding GNAT family N-acetyltransferase has product MNPTLRPARPADAQALATLSTQLGYPVAPATLAARLDTLLAAPEQHVVQVVEVEGRVCGWIHGFVRPLLESATCVEVGGLVVAEDCRGQGLGAQLLAACEAWAAARGIAEVNVRCAEHRSDAHRFYRREGYSHIKNQLTFRKTVAKTP; this is encoded by the coding sequence ATGAACCCCACCCTGCGCCCCGCCCGGCCCGCCGATGCCCAGGCCCTGGCCACCCTGTCCACCCAGCTGGGTTACCCGGTGGCACCGGCAACGTTGGCCGCACGGCTGGACACGCTGCTGGCGGCGCCGGAACAGCATGTTGTCCAGGTGGTCGAAGTGGAGGGACGGGTGTGCGGCTGGATACACGGCTTTGTGCGGCCGCTGCTGGAATCCGCCACCTGCGTGGAGGTAGGCGGCCTGGTGGTGGCCGAAGACTGCCGTGGCCAGGGGCTGGGCGCGCAGCTGCTGGCCGCCTGCGAAGCCTGGGCCGCCGCGCGCGGCATTGCCGAGGTCAACGTGCGCTGCGCCGAGCATCGCAGCGACGCCCATCGCTTCTACCGGCGCGAGGGCTACAGTCATATCAAGAACCAGCTGACTTTTCGCAAAACGGTAGCGAAAACCCCATGA
- a CDS encoding carbonic anhydrase, with translation MGLLSSLLDHNRAFVEAREYEQFETDKFPDKNLAVLACMDARLVELLPKAMGLKNGDAKLIKNAGALVTHQWGSVMRSLLVAVYELRAEEICVVAHHDCGMRAIDPNRILASAQERGVSADTIATLRGAGIDLDGWLKGFDNVHDSVRHTVATIRSHPLMPKDIPVHGLVIHPATGKLDLIIDGYLPQV, from the coding sequence ATGGGCCTGCTTAGCTCCCTGCTGGACCACAACCGCGCCTTCGTCGAAGCGCGCGAGTACGAACAATTCGAGACCGACAAATTCCCGGACAAGAACCTGGCAGTGCTGGCCTGCATGGACGCACGCCTGGTGGAACTGCTGCCCAAGGCCATGGGCCTGAAGAACGGCGACGCCAAGCTGATCAAGAACGCCGGCGCCCTGGTTACCCACCAGTGGGGTTCGGTGATGCGCAGCCTGCTGGTTGCCGTCTACGAGTTGCGCGCCGAGGAAATCTGCGTGGTGGCACACCACGACTGCGGCATGCGCGCCATCGACCCGAACCGCATCCTGGCCAGTGCCCAGGAACGCGGCGTGTCCGCCGACACCATCGCCACCCTGCGCGGTGCCGGCATCGACCTGGACGGCTGGCTGAAAGGCTTCGACAACGTGCACGACAGCGTGCGCCATACCGTGGCCACCATCCGCAGCCACCCGCTGATGCCGAAAGACATCCCGGTGCACGGCCTGGTGATCCATCCGGCCACCGGCAAGCTGGACCTGATCATCGACGGCTACCTGCCGCAGGTCTGA
- the nadD gene encoding nicotinate-nucleotide adenylyltransferase, whose protein sequence is MRRVGMFGGTFDPIHAAHLRMAEAFFSQCRLDALRLIPAGNPYHRDSGPQASAVERLAMVQLAIAGHAGWQADDREVRRARPAYTVETLEELHAELGPECQLWLLIGGDSLHNLPAWQRWQDILRLANIVVAVRPGFDAANLPAALQPYWQQVPDFSNSAPSGTIRALTLPPVPLSATELRHKLAGGEDCSGLIPAGVLQYIHRHQLYRSTAR, encoded by the coding sequence ATGCGCCGCGTCGGCATGTTCGGCGGCACTTTCGACCCCATTCACGCCGCCCACCTGCGCATGGCGGAAGCGTTCTTCAGCCAGTGCCGGCTGGACGCGCTGCGGCTGATCCCCGCCGGCAACCCCTACCATCGCGACAGCGGCCCGCAGGCCAGCGCCGTGGAGCGCCTGGCCATGGTGCAGCTGGCCATTGCCGGCCATGCCGGCTGGCAGGCCGACGACCGCGAAGTACGGCGCGCACGCCCGGCCTACACCGTGGAAACACTGGAAGAACTGCACGCCGAGCTGGGGCCGGAGTGCCAGCTGTGGCTGCTGATCGGCGGCGACTCGCTGCACAATCTGCCCGCCTGGCAGCGCTGGCAGGACATCCTGCGCCTGGCCAATATCGTGGTGGCGGTACGCCCCGGTTTCGATGCGGCCAACCTCCCTGCCGCACTGCAGCCCTACTGGCAGCAAGTGCCTGATTTTTCAAACAGCGCGCCTTCCGGTACAATCCGCGCCCTGACCTTGCCCCCCGTTCCCCTTTCCGCCACCGAACTGCGCCACAAACTGGCCGGTGGCGAGGACTGCAGCGGGCTGATTCCCGCCGGTGTACTGCAATACATCCACCGGCATCAGCTATACCGGAGTACGGCAAGGTAA
- the rsfS gene encoding ribosome silencing factor — MEVQDIAKLAVEALEDVKGKDIVELDTTNLTSLFARMIVCTGDSNRQVKALANNVAVTLKEAGVELVGSEGHESGEWVLVDAGDVVVHVMLPAVRDYYDLEALWGGQKPSFNPVGRPWNAAV, encoded by the coding sequence ATGGAAGTTCAAGACATCGCCAAACTGGCCGTCGAAGCCCTGGAAGACGTAAAGGGCAAGGATATCGTCGAGCTCGACACCACCAATCTGACCTCACTGTTCGCCCGCATGATCGTGTGCACTGGTGACTCCAACCGCCAGGTGAAGGCACTGGCCAACAACGTGGCCGTGACCCTGAAGGAAGCCGGCGTGGAGCTGGTTGGCTCCGAAGGCCACGAAAGCGGCGAATGGGTGCTGGTGGATGCCGGCGACGTGGTAGTGCACGTGATGCTGCCGGCCGTGCGCGACTACTACGACCTCGAAGCGCTGTGGGGCGGCCAGAAGCCGTCCTTCAACCCGGTGGGCCGTCCGTGGAACGCTGCCGTTTAA
- the rlmH gene encoding 23S rRNA (pseudouridine(1915)-N(3))-methyltransferase RlmH, which yields MKITLLAVGSKMPRWVDDAFGDYAKRFGRDISFELKEIKPEKRGGGVTAEKGIAAEHERIVAAIPPRSKLVILDERGKNWTSMQLAAAMKDWMAGGDDITIVIGGADGLSAELKQRADIMLQLSAMTLPHGMVRVLLAEQLYRAYSILNNHPYHRE from the coding sequence ATGAAAATCACGCTACTGGCGGTGGGCAGCAAGATGCCGCGCTGGGTGGACGACGCCTTCGGCGACTACGCCAAGCGCTTCGGCCGCGACATCAGCTTCGAACTGAAAGAGATCAAGCCGGAAAAACGTGGTGGCGGCGTGACCGCCGAGAAAGGCATTGCCGCCGAGCACGAGCGCATCGTGGCGGCCATTCCGCCGCGCAGCAAGCTGGTCATTCTGGATGAACGCGGCAAGAACTGGACCTCGATGCAGCTGGCGGCCGCCATGAAAGACTGGATGGCCGGCGGCGACGACATCACCATCGTCATCGGCGGCGCCGACGGGCTGTCCGCCGAGCTGAAACAGCGCGCCGACATCATGTTGCAGCTGTCGGCGATGACCCTGCCGCACGGCATGGTGCGCGTGCTGCTGGCCGAGCAGCTGTACCGCGCCTACTCCATCCTCAACAACCACCCCTACCACCGCGAGTGA
- a CDS encoding lytic transglycosylase domain-containing protein produces the protein MRKYPLLASLLALLLLPAAHAENSQQSPAASYDLLSDAVAPGLGATLSYDIPPPVVEAQPAASNTDIPQVNAPAYNRQMAAAFSKLVARIAHEQHLDPQLLHSIITVESGYNPGAVSPKGAIGLMQLMPGTASRFGASNPQDPVQNIRAGARYVRFLLALFNSDMSLVLAAYNAGEGAVSKYRNTIPPYEETREYVAKVLASYQKRTGQSLLPAQYQRVKLVLSSDTPL, from the coding sequence ATGCGCAAGTATCCACTTCTGGCCAGCCTGCTGGCACTACTGCTACTGCCGGCAGCCCACGCCGAAAACAGCCAGCAGTCACCCGCCGCCAGCTACGATCTGCTCAGCGACGCCGTCGCCCCCGGGTTGGGCGCCACCCTGAGTTACGATATACCGCCGCCAGTGGTGGAAGCACAGCCGGCAGCCAGCAACACGGATATTCCACAGGTCAACGCACCGGCATACAACCGGCAGATGGCCGCCGCCTTCAGCAAGCTGGTGGCACGCATCGCGCATGAGCAGCACCTCGACCCGCAGCTGCTGCACTCCATCATCACCGTCGAATCCGGCTACAACCCCGGCGCCGTGTCGCCCAAGGGCGCCATCGGCCTGATGCAACTGATGCCGGGCACTGCCAGCCGCTTCGGCGCCAGCAACCCGCAGGACCCGGTACAGAACATCCGCGCCGGCGCCCGCTACGTGCGCTTCCTGCTTGCCCTGTTCAACAGCGACATGTCGCTGGTACTGGCGGCCTACAATGCCGGCGAAGGCGCCGTGAGCAAGTACCGCAACACCATCCCGCCGTACGAGGAAACCCGCGAATACGTGGCCAAGGTGCTGGCTTCCTACCAGAAACGCACCGGCCAGAGCCTGCTGCCGGCGCAGTACCAGCGCGTGAAGCTGGTGCTGTCCAGCGATACCCCGCTGTAA
- the holA gene encoding DNA polymerase III subunit delta, translating into MPANSPEALKEQLARSAPAPLYLVYGEEALLALEAADSIRAAARAAGYLEREVLTVEGGNFDWSQLRDAMSSVSLFASLKLLEIRIPGGKPGTEGGEALQQLAANPPDDTVTLIQLPKLDKTQQKSKWFTALEKSAVLVEARPVGRSELPAWIARRLKLQGQTLGHDAAVFFADRVEGNLLAAKQEIDKLALLYPQGELTLEQLREAVANVARFDVFHLSESWLAGDTARATRMLDGLEAEGEAPVLVLWSFTEDVRMLIRLGRGLQEGRTVRDMANELRLWGDKQRLAEPALKRIGGKQLMAALAECARIDRQIKGVEPGEPWHSLRRLAARLAAR; encoded by the coding sequence ATGCCGGCAAACAGCCCTGAGGCGCTGAAAGAGCAGCTGGCGCGTAGTGCGCCGGCCCCGCTGTACCTGGTGTACGGCGAGGAGGCGCTGCTGGCGCTGGAGGCTGCCGACAGCATCCGCGCCGCCGCGCGCGCCGCCGGCTACCTGGAGCGCGAAGTGCTGACGGTGGAAGGCGGCAATTTCGACTGGTCGCAGCTGCGCGATGCCATGAGCAGCGTATCGCTGTTCGCCTCGCTCAAGCTGCTGGAGATCCGCATCCCCGGTGGCAAACCCGGCACCGAGGGCGGCGAGGCGCTGCAGCAGCTGGCGGCCAATCCGCCGGACGATACTGTCACGCTGATCCAGCTGCCCAAGCTCGACAAGACGCAGCAGAAGAGCAAGTGGTTCACCGCGCTGGAGAAAAGCGCGGTGCTGGTGGAAGCGCGGCCGGTGGGCCGCAGCGAGCTGCCGGCGTGGATCGCCCGCCGCCTCAAGCTGCAGGGCCAGACCCTGGGCCACGATGCCGCGGTGTTCTTCGCCGACCGGGTGGAAGGCAACCTGCTGGCGGCCAAGCAGGAAATCGACAAGCTGGCGCTGCTGTACCCGCAGGGCGAGCTGACGCTGGAGCAACTGCGCGAGGCGGTGGCCAATGTGGCGCGCTTCGACGTGTTCCATCTGTCGGAAAGCTGGCTGGCCGGCGATACCGCCCGCGCCACGCGCATGCTGGACGGGCTGGAAGCGGAAGGCGAGGCGCCGGTGCTGGTGTTGTGGTCGTTCACCGAGGACGTGCGCATGCTGATCCGCCTCGGCCGTGGCCTGCAGGAAGGCCGCACCGTGCGCGACATGGCCAACGAGCTGCGGCTGTGGGGCGACAAGCAACGCCTGGCCGAGCCGGCGCTCAAGCGCATCGGCGGCAAGCAGCTGATGGCGGCGCTGGCCGAGTGCGCGCGCATCGATCGCCAGATCAAGGGCGTGGAGCCCGGCGAGCCCTGGCACAGCCTGCGCCGGCTGGCCGCCAGGTTGGCCGCAAGGTAG
- the lptE gene encoding LPS assembly lipoprotein LptE — protein MKRLLRNIALLACIGTLSACGFQLRGLGTPLTQTAPLSFTTLRVAKTGSLQSSLETALRRDGRIQFENLQGTPDAVLNIVSEEDRKDVLGVSLAGNVNEYLLIYTVTATIQRLQDDAPLPLTVTLRRTMSYSDSVTLGKEREESLLREDMRKEAASQLVRRLGYLPAPGSKADAGKQP, from the coding sequence ATGAAACGACTGCTGCGCAATATCGCCCTGCTGGCCTGCATCGGCACCCTGTCCGCCTGCGGCTTCCAGCTGCGTGGCCTGGGTACCCCGCTGACGCAGACTGCGCCGTTGAGCTTCACCACCCTGCGGGTTGCCAAGACCGGCAGCCTGCAATCGTCGCTGGAAACCGCGCTGCGCCGTGACGGCCGCATCCAGTTCGAGAACCTGCAAGGCACGCCCGACGCGGTGCTGAACATCGTCAGCGAGGAAGATCGCAAGGATGTGCTGGGTGTCAGCCTGGCCGGTAACGTCAACGAATACCTGCTGATCTACACCGTGACTGCCACCATCCAGCGCCTGCAGGACGATGCGCCGCTGCCGCTCACCGTCACCCTGCGCCGCACCATGAGCTACAGCGACTCGGTAACGCTGGGCAAGGAACGCGAAGAATCACTGCTGCGCGAAGACATGCGCAAGGAAGCCGCCAGCCAGCTGGTGCGCCGCCTGGGCTACCTGCCTGCGCCGGGAAGCAAGGCCGATGCCGGCAAACAGCCCTGA
- the leuS gene encoding leucine--tRNA ligase gives MQEHYSPREIEAAAQQKWQQTAAFKAVEDTSRPKYYALSMFPYPSGKLHMGHVRNYTITDVLARFKRHQGFNVLQPMGWDAFGLPAENAAMKNGGAPAAWTYANIEYMKKQLDSLGFALDWERELATCKPDYYRWEQWLFTRLFEKGVIYKKNGVVNWDPVDQTVLANEQVVDGRGWRSGALVEKREIPMYYFAITRYADELLNDLDKLDGWPEQVKTMQRNWIGKSFGAEVTFAYDQASIGHDGQLKVYTTRPDTLMGATYVAVAAEHPLATQAAAGNAELAAFVAECKKGGVSEADIATQEKRGMDTGLFVIHPLTGAKLPVWVANYVLWGYGEGAVMAVPAHDERDFEFANKYQLAIKQVYRKADGEDGFDAANWQEWYGAKEGLLTVGSGKYDGLGFDAAFDAIVADLEAKASGAKKTQYRLRDWGISRQRYWGCPIPIIHCPCCGDVPVPEKDLPVVLPENVIPDGAGSPLAKMPEFYETSCPKCGGAAKRETDTMDTFVESSWYYARYASPKCDTAMLNKDAANYWLQVDQYVGGIEHAILHLLYARFFHKLMRDEGLVDSDEPFKSLLTQGMVVCETFHRDLPNGAKDWIAPQDVVLERDGKGKIIAATHRVDGQPVQIGGIEKMSKSKNNGVDPQEFIEKYGADTARLFMMFAAPPDQSLEWSDAGVEGAHRFLKRLWKTAREHVAAGVAAPYAGGELNASQKELRFKLHSTIQKVADDYGRRQQFNTAIAAVMELLNTFDKADTAGDVGRSVAQEVLEAATVLLSPIVPHVTDAIWNELQPGSELLDAPWPQVDEAALVKSEIELMIQVNGKLRGSITVAADAAKDAIEAAALAHDNVAKFMEGKPAKKVIVVPGRLVNIVV, from the coding sequence ATGCAAGAACATTACAGCCCGCGCGAAATCGAAGCCGCCGCGCAACAGAAATGGCAGCAGACCGCCGCCTTCAAGGCCGTGGAAGACACTTCGCGTCCCAAGTACTACGCGCTGTCCATGTTCCCGTACCCGTCCGGCAAGCTGCACATGGGTCACGTGCGCAACTACACCATTACCGACGTGCTGGCGCGCTTCAAGCGTCACCAGGGCTTCAATGTGCTGCAACCGATGGGCTGGGACGCCTTCGGCCTGCCGGCCGAGAACGCGGCGATGAAGAATGGCGGCGCACCGGCTGCCTGGACCTACGCCAACATCGAGTACATGAAGAAGCAGCTGGACAGCCTGGGCTTTGCCCTGGACTGGGAGCGCGAGCTGGCCACCTGCAAGCCGGACTACTACCGCTGGGAGCAGTGGCTGTTCACCCGCCTGTTCGAGAAGGGCGTGATCTACAAGAAAAACGGCGTGGTGAACTGGGACCCGGTGGACCAGACCGTGCTGGCCAACGAGCAGGTGGTGGATGGCCGCGGCTGGCGCTCCGGCGCGCTGGTGGAAAAGCGCGAAATCCCGATGTACTACTTCGCCATCACCCGCTACGCCGACGAGCTGCTGAACGACCTGGACAAGCTGGACGGCTGGCCGGAACAGGTCAAGACCATGCAGCGCAACTGGATCGGCAAGAGCTTCGGCGCCGAGGTGACCTTCGCCTATGACCAGGCCAGCATCGGCCACGACGGCCAGCTGAAGGTATACACCACCCGTCCGGACACCCTGATGGGCGCCACCTACGTGGCGGTAGCCGCCGAGCACCCGCTGGCCACCCAGGCCGCGGCGGGCAATGCCGAACTGGCCGCCTTCGTGGCCGAATGCAAGAAGGGCGGCGTGTCCGAAGCCGACATCGCCACCCAGGAAAAGCGCGGCATGGATACCGGCCTGTTCGTGATCCACCCGCTGACAGGCGCCAAGCTGCCGGTATGGGTAGCCAACTACGTGCTGTGGGGCTACGGCGAAGGCGCGGTAATGGCGGTGCCGGCGCACGACGAGCGCGATTTCGAGTTTGCCAACAAATACCAGCTGGCCATCAAGCAGGTGTACCGCAAGGCCGACGGCGAAGACGGCTTCGATGCGGCCAACTGGCAGGAATGGTACGGCGCCAAGGAAGGGCTGCTCACCGTAGGCAGCGGCAAGTACGACGGCCTGGGTTTTGACGCCGCCTTCGACGCCATCGTTGCCGACCTGGAAGCCAAGGCCTCCGGCGCCAAGAAAACCCAGTACCGCCTGCGTGACTGGGGTATCAGCCGCCAGCGCTACTGGGGCTGCCCGATCCCCATCATCCACTGCCCGTGCTGCGGCGACGTGCCGGTGCCGGAAAAAGACCTGCCGGTGGTGCTGCCGGAGAATGTGATTCCGGATGGCGCCGGCAGCCCGCTGGCCAAGATGCCGGAATTCTACGAAACCAGCTGCCCCAAGTGCGGCGGCGCGGCCAAGCGCGAAACCGACACCATGGACACCTTCGTGGAGTCCAGCTGGTACTACGCGCGCTACGCCAGCCCCAAGTGCGACACCGCGATGCTGAACAAGGATGCGGCCAACTACTGGCTGCAGGTGGACCAGTACGTGGGCGGCATCGAACACGCCATCCTGCACCTGCTGTACGCCCGCTTCTTCCACAAGCTGATGCGTGACGAAGGCCTGGTGGACAGCGACGAGCCGTTCAAGAGCCTGCTGACCCAGGGCATGGTGGTGTGCGAAACCTTCCACCGCGACCTGCCCAACGGCGCCAAGGACTGGATCGCCCCGCAAGACGTGGTGCTGGAGCGCGACGGCAAGGGCAAGATCATTGCCGCCACCCACCGCGTGGACGGCCAGCCGGTGCAGATCGGCGGCATCGAGAAGATGTCCAAGTCCAAGAACAACGGCGTGGACCCGCAGGAGTTCATCGAGAAATACGGCGCCGACACCGCGCGCCTGTTCATGATGTTCGCCGCCCCGCCGGACCAGTCGCTGGAATGGTCCGATGCCGGCGTGGAAGGCGCGCACCGCTTCCTGAAGCGGCTGTGGAAAACCGCTCGCGAGCACGTGGCAGCCGGCGTTGCCGCGCCGTACGCCGGCGGAGAGCTGAACGCCAGCCAGAAAGAGCTGCGCTTCAAGCTGCACAGCACCATCCAGAAAGTGGCCGACGATTACGGCCGCCGTCAGCAGTTCAACACCGCCATCGCCGCGGTGATGGAGCTGCTCAACACCTTCGACAAGGCCGATACCGCCGGTGACGTTGGCCGCAGCGTGGCGCAGGAAGTGCTGGAAGCCGCCACCGTGCTGCTGTCGCCCATCGTGCCGCACGTGACCGACGCCATCTGGAACGAGCTGCAGCCGGGCAGCGAACTGCTGGACGCGCCGTGGCCGCAGGTGGACGAGGCCGCGCTGGTGAAGAGCGAGATCGAGCTGATGATCCAGGTGAACGGCAAGCTGCGCGGCAGCATCACCGTGGCTGCCGACGCTGCCAAGGACGCCATCGAGGCCGCCGCGCTGGCGCACGACAACGTGGCCAAGTTCATGGAAGGCAAGCCGGCGAAGAAGGTGATTGTGGTGCCGGGCCGACTGGTCAATATCGTAGTCTAA
- a CDS encoding sulfite exporter TauE/SafE family protein, whose amino-acid sequence MLSLSMFAVLLGFGAIAGFLAGLLGVGGGLVIVPVVVGVLEAARLGGNHVQHLAVGTSLAVMVFTSVSSVRAHHKKGAVDWRIVRGMAPGMVLGTFGGSLLAGLIPSQALRWFFVLYAYLVGAQMFLGAKPAASRDMPGIAGQSAAGGVIGMISSWVGIGGGSMSVPFMGWCNVPVHTAIATSAALGWPIAVSGAIGYLASGWQQPGLPWGALGFIYLPAMLALMLMTVLMAPLGARAAHALPVPKLKKAFAVLMVVMASEMLIGLLRHG is encoded by the coding sequence ATGCTGTCGTTGTCGATGTTCGCGGTATTGCTGGGTTTTGGTGCCATTGCCGGCTTTCTGGCCGGCCTGCTGGGCGTGGGCGGCGGGCTGGTGATCGTGCCGGTGGTGGTGGGTGTGCTGGAGGCGGCAAGGCTGGGCGGCAACCACGTGCAGCACCTGGCGGTGGGCACCTCGCTGGCGGTGATGGTGTTTACCAGTGTTTCCAGCGTGCGGGCGCATCACAAGAAAGGCGCGGTGGACTGGCGCATCGTGCGGGGCATGGCACCGGGCATGGTGCTGGGTACCTTTGGCGGCAGCCTGCTGGCCGGGCTGATTCCCAGCCAGGCGCTGCGCTGGTTCTTCGTGCTGTATGCCTACCTGGTCGGTGCGCAGATGTTTCTGGGCGCCAAGCCGGCCGCCAGCCGCGACATGCCTGGCATTGCGGGGCAGAGTGCCGCCGGCGGCGTCATCGGCATGATCTCCAGCTGGGTGGGCATTGGCGGCGGCTCGATGAGTGTGCCGTTCATGGGCTGGTGCAATGTGCCGGTGCATACCGCCATTGCCACCAGCGCGGCGCTGGGCTGGCCCATCGCGGTGTCCGGCGCCATCGGCTACCTGGCCAGCGGCTGGCAGCAGCCGGGGCTGCCGTGGGGCGCGCTGGGTTTCATCTACCTGCCGGCCATGCTGGCGCTGATGCTGATGACGGTGCTGATGGCGCCGCTGGGCGCGCGTGCCGCACATGCGCTGCCGGTGCCCAAGCTGAAAAAGGCCTTTGCCGTGCTGATGGTGGTGATGGCCAGTGAAATGCTGATTGGCCTGCTGCGGCATGGTTGA
- a CDS encoding EVE domain-containing protein, which produces MRYWLMKSEPDEVGIAHLAANPDALFEWTGVRNYQARNFMRDDMQPGDLLLFWHSSCPEPGIAGIAEVASAAHADSSQFDPASPYHDPKSDPAKPRWQCVDVRFVRQTRLVSPQELRQHPQLEEMTVLKRGNRLSITPVTEAEWAYLTQVVL; this is translated from the coding sequence ATGCGCTACTGGCTGATGAAATCCGAACCCGACGAAGTGGGCATCGCCCACCTTGCGGCCAACCCTGATGCGCTGTTCGAGTGGACCGGCGTGCGCAATTACCAGGCTCGCAACTTCATGCGCGACGACATGCAGCCGGGTGACCTGCTGCTGTTCTGGCATTCCTCCTGCCCCGAGCCGGGCATTGCCGGCATCGCCGAGGTGGCGAGCGCCGCGCATGCCGATTCCAGCCAGTTCGACCCGGCCAGCCCCTACCACGACCCCAAATCCGACCCGGCCAAGCCGCGCTGGCAGTGCGTGGACGTGCGCTTTGTGCGCCAGACGCGGCTGGTGTCGCCGCAGGAGCTGCGCCAGCACCCGCAGTTGGAGGAGATGACGGTGCTCAAGCGTGGCAACCGGCTGTCCATCACCCCGGTTACCGAGGCGGAATGGGCCTACCTGACGCAAGTGGTGCTGTGA
- a CDS encoding anti-virulence regulator CigR family protein: protein MKRHWPQSLLLVSLGLALVCPPVFATPEWKGNGDNRSQDQSYGNQGEIPPWQQGKKHDKEWKRDKHDKHEHDSKYERRDERGRRYESAGLSDRDARRFAYESHLNYGEYRSLPPGIRKNMERGKPLPPGIAKRYVPHDMLVRLPVHPGYEWRVVGTDLVLVTVGTLIVQEVLMDIFMNH, encoded by the coding sequence ATGAAACGTCATTGGCCGCAGTCGTTGCTGTTGGTATCTCTCGGACTGGCGCTGGTATGTCCGCCGGTGTTTGCCACGCCGGAATGGAAAGGCAACGGCGACAATCGTTCGCAGGACCAATCCTACGGCAACCAGGGCGAGATTCCCCCCTGGCAGCAGGGCAAGAAGCACGACAAGGAGTGGAAGCGCGACAAGCACGACAAGCACGAGCATGACAGCAAGTACGAGCGGCGCGATGAACGCGGCCGCCGTTACGAAAGCGCAGGCCTTTCCGACCGCGATGCCCGTCGCTTCGCCTACGAGTCGCACCTGAACTACGGCGAATACCGCTCGCTGCCGCCGGGCATCCGCAAGAATATGGAACGTGGCAAGCCACTGCCTCCAGGCATTGCCAAGCGCTACGTGCCGCACGACATGCTGGTGCGCCTGCCGGTGCACCCGGGCTACGAATGGCGGGTAGTCGGCACCGACCTGGTACTGGTCACGGTGGGCACGCTCATCGTGCAGGAAGTGCTGATGGATATCTTCATGAACCACTGA
- a CDS encoding 5-formyltetrahydrofolate cyclo-ligase, producing the protein MTENTTVIDKQALRRQVRRARMSLSPQQRAAAMRLVVRHASRFLRRGKRIGAYLAAGSELDLEELISTTLWRGGEVFLPQIPNGSRRLWFSRLGDAARWYNHPRYGIAEYDGPCLRAERLDVLFVPLLAVDAQGYRMGQGGGFYDSTLAFRQRHPQRRPLLVGVAYDCQRVAAVPREAWDVRLDYLVTESGLYRFR; encoded by the coding sequence ATGACCGAAAACACCACCGTCATCGACAAGCAGGCCTTGCGCCGCCAGGTGCGCCGCGCGCGCATGTCGCTGTCTCCGCAGCAGCGTGCCGCTGCCATGCGGCTGGTGGTTCGCCATGCCTCGCGCTTCCTGCGCCGCGGCAAACGTATCGGCGCCTACCTGGCAGCCGGCTCCGAACTGGATCTCGAAGAGCTGATCAGCACCACGCTGTGGCGTGGCGGCGAGGTGTTCCTGCCGCAGATTCCCAATGGCAGCCGCCGGCTGTGGTTCAGCCGTCTGGGGGATGCCGCCCGCTGGTACAACCATCCGCGTTACGGCATTGCCGAGTACGACGGCCCCTGCCTGCGCGCCGAGCGGCTGGACGTGCTGTTCGTGCCCTTGCTGGCGGTGGATGCACAGGGCTACCGCATGGGGCAGGGTGGCGGCTTCTACGACAGCACGCTGGCATTCCGCCAGCGTCATCCGCAGCGCCGGCCGCTGCTGGTGGGCGTGGCCTACGATTGCCAGCGGGTGGCAGCGGTGCCGCGCGAAGCCTGGGATGTGCGCCTGGACTACCTGGTTACCGAAAGCGGGTTGTATCGCTTCCGCTGA
- a CDS encoding cell division protein ZapA, which produces MSDVVQIDVTLLGRQFTIGTPPEERETLEQAVRLLAEKIDTIQAGGRVMDADKVAIMAALNIAHDLLKTKLGDGGLEMSAIQRKIRSMGEAADQALSASQQNLF; this is translated from the coding sequence ATGAGCGATGTGGTTCAGATCGACGTGACCCTGCTGGGTCGTCAGTTCACCATCGGCACGCCGCCGGAAGAGCGCGAAACGCTGGAGCAGGCGGTGCGGCTCCTGGCCGAGAAAATCGACACCATCCAGGCCGGCGGCCGGGTGATGGATGCCGACAAGGTGGCCATCATGGCGGCGCTGAATATCGCCCACGATCTGCTCAAGACAAAATTGGGCGATGGCGGCTTGGAGATGTCCGCGATACAGCGTAAAATACGCAGCATGGGCGAGGCCGCCGACCAGGCGTTGTCCGCCAGTCAGCAGAACCTGTTCTAG